The Bacteroidales bacterium genomic interval CATGTTGATCGGAGAAGTTTAATTGTTTCAAACATCATGGAATAAGCAGCCCATTGTATGTTATAAAGGCGATGGTTCCCAAATTGAAACTGATATGTTTTAATCTGATCTTGGAAAGCAATTGCACCCCAAACGTAGCCGACAGGTTTTTGTGGGGTACCACCATCGGGACCGGCAATTCCGCTAATAGCTATACAGACGTCAACATTGAGGAGAGATTTTCCTTCACGAGCCATGATTTTAACTGTTTCATGGCTAACAGCTCCATAAGATTGAATGATTTCCGTAGGAACGTGCAAAATTTTTTCTTTAATTTCATTAGCGTATGAAACGATACTTCCTTTGTAGACTTGAGATGAGCCTGGGATAGAGGTAATTTTGTGGGCAAGATAACCGCCCGTGCAGCTTTCGCATGTGCCAAGGGTAAAATAACGATTTTTCAGTTCTGTTAGAAGGATTTCTTCCAGAGAGGATTGAGTATTGCTTACGAGATATGGTTGAATAACTGGCAATAATTTTTCTTGAATTAATAGTTCAGCCAGAGCTTTTTCATTCTCTGGGCAAGAAAGTCGTAGTCTGATATATCCAGGCGAAGGCAGATATGCCCATGTGAAAGTGGGAGGAAGACTTTGTTCGAAGTCCTGAAGTTGACTGCTTAGAAAAGATTCGTATGTGCCTGCGACAAGAAAATGAAAATGAAAAATAGGGTTCTCTTTTAACTGTTGAAGGATAGGAGTAGCTTGATGTTGAAAGATTTCATGAAGTTCAGTTGGGACACCAGGAAAAGCAAATATGTGCTTTTCATCTTTCTGAGCATAAATGCCAGGAGCTATGCCAACAAAATTTGGCAGAGGTCTCGAGCCCCGTGGAAACATAGCTTGTTGAATGTTATTTTCAGTAAATGGGCGTTTTCTTTCATCGAACTTTTGACATATTTCAGAAAGGATGCTATGATTTAATTCCAATTCTGTTCCCATAAAAGAAGCAAGTGCTTGACGAGTTAAGTCGTCTTTCGTGGGACCGAGTCCGCCAGTCAAACAAATAATTTGGGATTTACGACTCGAAAAATTTAGGGATTCAATAATGTCATCTATATTATCTCCAGTAGTCATGGCAGAGACGACATTAAAACCCAACATGGTAAGCTGATCGCTTAACCAGTGGGCATTAGTATTAAGTGTTTGCCCAATAAGTAACTCGTTTCCTACTGAGATTACACTGGCTTTCATGTCAAAACCATTTAACAAGTGGGAAATCTTGACGATGAGGCATGAGGTCGTTGTAAGGAGTTACACGAATAGCATAATCGAAAACACCAGCCTTTTTGTTAGATAATACGGCCTCGAATCGTGCAATATTATTTTTAAAACTAGTAGGTTTCATTTCTTCAATAAAAAGAAACTGATCAATACGATCATGAATTTTTTGTCCAAAGATGAGCTCAACTTTGATATCTCTTGGACTGAGATCTGCTAGGTAGAGCTCAATAGCAGCTATAAAGTCCTCTCCTAAAACAAGAGGTTTAATGGTACTGTCGGGTAATTCAAGTTTTCTTTCATAAATTTCATTGAAATTTTCTTCCACTTTTCTTTTCCATTTCATCCATTCCAGAAAGAGTTCGAGATCTTTTTCTGTGAGTTGATGATAGCGTTTCATAAGAGGGAAATAATATTTCTGAAGATATTCATTTATCATTCGCTTCGTGACGTAATAAGGAGCAATTCGTGTAAAGGCGTTTCGAATAAATCCAATCCATTTACATGGTATGTCATTTGGATTTCGGTAGAAAAAAGAAGGTACGATTTCATCTTCGATGATTTCATAAAGAGTTTCAGCATCAAGTTCGTCTTGCAAGCGTTGATCTAAGTAGGTTCGTTTTTCTTCGAGAGCCCATCCGGCTTTGGGTTTGTATCCTTCAGCCCACCATCCATCTGATACACTAAGGTTAAGAACTCCATTCATAACAGCTTTCATACCACTAGTACCGCTAGCTTCAAGGGGACGTGTTGGAGTGTTTACCCACACGTCTACACCGCTGACGAGCAAATGAGCAAGTTCCATGTCATAATTTTCAAGGAAGAGGATTTTTCCTCTAAATTCTGGCATTCGACTAATTTGAATGATGTTCTGAATAAGTTTTTGTCCTTCTACATCAGCAGGATGAGCTTTACCGGCAAACACAAAGAAAACCGGTCGATCGGAATTACTTACAAGTCTTTTTAACCTTTCTGTGTTGTTTAAAATTAGATGTGCTCTTTTGTAGGTAGCAAACCTTCTAGCAAAGCCAAACCAAAGGGCATTATCAGATATAGTATTGAGAATTTCCACTATATGCCTTGGTGCTTCCTGGCGACGAACGAGTTCTTCGGACAATCTTATTTTAATTTTTTCAACAAGACGGCTTTTAAGTTGTTTTCTAACGTTCCAAATTTCATCTTCGTTGAGTTCGTTGAAGATTTTCCAATTGTCAGGATCGCTCATGTCTAATTCTAAGATGTTGATATATTTTTTTTGTAACAATTGTTGCCACATAGGGTCCATCCATGTGGGAAGATGAACGGCATTGGTAATGTGTTGAATGAATAGTTCGTCGGTAAAAAAACCTGGGTAGAGTGGGGCAAACATTTCACGAGTAACCGTTCCATGAATTTTACTAACTCCATTAGTTTGAACAGATCCTTTGAGTGCAAGGATGCTCATACTAAATTTTTCGTCTTTATTATAAGGACCAATAAGTCCTAGGGAAACAAAATCCTGCCAATTTATATTGAGTTTTTCGCAATAGTCAGCAAAGTAGATACGTAATAATTCTTGACTGAAAACATCATGTCCTGCTGGAACTGGTGTATGGGTGGTAAAAAGTGTGTTATTTCTAACTAATTCTAATGCCTGATGAAAATTAAGTACATATTGCTGCATGGCCTGTTCAATACGTTTGAGGATCGAGAAAGCTGCATGTCCTTCGTTGATATGGTAAACATCAATTTTTTTGCCGAGTTTTTCAAGCACCATTACACCACCGATGCCTAATAATATTTCTTGTTTTAATCTTACTTCACTATCACCGCCATAGAGTTGGTAAGTAATGCTTCTATCTTCAGGTGCATTTTCATCAAGATCCGTATCAAGTAAAAATAGTTCTACACGTCCTACTTGAATTTTCCATACTTTAGCATGTATTTCTCGCCCAGGAAAGGTAAGCTGTATGGTAATCCATTTTCCGTCTTTGTCGCGAACCGGTATTAAGGGAAGCACAGAAAATTTCTGAGGTAGATATTGGTTGACTTGCATGCCATCATGACTTAGGGTTTGATGGAAGTAACCATATCGAAATAGTAATCCAATGCCAGTTAAAGGTAAACGTTGGTCCGAAGCTTCTTTAAGGTAATCGCCAGCAAGTATGCCGAGACCACCTGCATAAAGCTTAAGGGAAGAATGAAAACCATACTCCATACAGAAGTATGCAACTGATGGTTTCGAATAATCCAACCCTTCTTCCATGTATGATTTAAAACGATGGTAGATTTGACTGAGTTCGTCCATAAAATTTTGATCGTGAGTTAATTGAATAAGTTGCTGGTATGGTATCATTTCAAGCATTTTGAGAGGGTTATGCGCAGAAAGTTCCCAATTTTCTGGATGGATGGAAGCAAAAAATTCCTCTACCTCAGGATGCCATGTCCACCAAAGGTTTCGCATTAGCTCCAGCAAAGGTTCAAGTTGTGGAGGGTATTTGGGCTTGATGAGTATTTTTCTCCAAATGGGTTCCTGAAATGAAGTTTTAATTTGTTGTAGAGGTAAAGGTATTTTAGTCTTAAAATTCTCGGAACGTTGTAGTACAAGTTTAAGTCCTGTCTCATAGGCAGTAAGGTAGTGAGTGATGAAGTTTTTCCAGCTGCATTCTTTGGCTATTTCTATAGCTTTAAGACGATCGTTCTGACGTTTTTCTTCTGAAGAATTTAAATATTCTAGAATTTTATTTGCAAGCAAATTCTTAACTTCGTCGTAGTTGTAATCGTTACGGTTAAGTACAGTAACAGCAGTTTGGTTAGGATGATTTTTTAATATCCAGCTTCCAAAGCCAGCCAAGCTGGTGGTAATGGTGGGGATGCCGTAAGCAATGCTTTCCATAGGTGTATAGCCCCATGGCTCATAGTATGAAGGGAAAGCTGTGAGGTCCATGCCCGAAAGGAGCTCGTAATATGGAATGTTAAGTAGACCATCTTGTCCGTCCAAATATGAGGGAATAAAAATGACTTGGAGAGGGTCCTCAGGATTATTATTGATTTGATGGTACTTGAGTTTCTGAATAATTGGATCGTTATTTTCATCAAAAAGATAATGAGTTGCATAGTGGGGTATTTGAGCTAAGAAACTATTTTGGTAGTTTTTTAATATCTGAATGTTAGGACCTGCTTGATGTGCTGGCACAGCTATGATAGCAACGACTTCGTCATTGGATTTTAGCTCTTGTCTTAATTCAGCTAAAGCATCGATGAAAAGATCGAGACCTTTGTTGTGAAACTCATATCTACCAGAAGTTAAAATGTAGAAGGCGTGGTCTGAAACTTTTTTACCAGTGACTGCACCCACAAAACGAGGAAGCAAGGCACGCACGTTTTTTCTTTTTTTATCAAGATCATCAAGTGAATGAATTTGGTCCGAATTGAATCCATTGGGCGTGATAAAATCGGGTTTTTTTTGGAGGAAATATTTGCATTCATGAGAGGTGATTTCTGACACTGTAGTGAAGACGTCAGCAGTTTGAGCAGACAGTTTTTCGAGGTTGAATTTGGCTTCTATGTGCAGTTCTTTGGATTTTTCGTCGGACTTTACGGCATCGAGCAAAGCATATAATGGCTGTTTGTTTCCTGCCATGCTTCTACCCATAACGGTAGCATGAGTAGTAAATACAGTACAAGCTTGTGGTACAGCTTTTTTTAGGTAAAGAAGTGTAGACCCAGTAAGCCATTCATGTATTTGTACTACAAGTCTTTCCTCGGCACTAACAAAATATTTGTAAAAGTGTTCAATAAGTTTACCTGCCTCATAGCCAAACAATACAGGTTCAATGTAGTCCCACCCACCAGCTAATGAATCTAAACCATGTTCTGTCCATAATTCATATAAAATCTCGTCCTTCTGTGTATAGAGTCGCGAAAAGTTAACAAGAATGGCTATAGGATTCCCTGGAATGTTCCATCTGCCAATTTTACACTGAAAACCATCTGCTTGTAATTGTTCGTGCCATGCACGAAAAAGATTGTTATCTTCTACGAAGATACTTCTGTCCAATGATTTGCCTGCAATATCAGGTCCTATGGCAAAATATGTTCCCTCGAGATGAGAAAGCAATTCTTGAGCTTTGGTTGAAATGACGGTATTGATTCCACCAACTTTGTTGCATACTTCCCAGCTTACCTCGAAAAGATAGTGAATTTTCATAAATACTTTTTTACAAAATTAGGGAATGAAAATAATTACGTTGATTCTAATTCAATACCATTGCTCATACGATTTTGAAGCATTGTTAGTTTGGTGAAAAATTTTAAAGATCTGTTTAAACGTAATTTGTCCAATTGGGCAAAATCTTTTAATACTTTCGTATTTTTTCAACATGCTCGATATGCAACAGAGAAAGCCATGAATAGTTAAAGTTTTACTTTTGACAAAAGAAATTTTCAAAATACTACGATATATGAAAAAATTAAATCTAGGATGTGGTAAGGATATTCGTGAAGGATATATAAATCTTGATAGATATCCTCTTGATGGGGTGGATGTAGTTTACGATATCGAACAATTACCACTTCCTTTTCACGATGAAGAGTTTGACGAAATACTTTGCAACAGTATTCTTGAGCATGTAAATTACATTCCTTTGATGAAAGAACTCTACCGTATCCTTAAAAAAGGTGGGATTTTAAAGATTATAGTTCCGCACTTTACATCAGCTAACAATTTTATAGATCCTACGCATAAGCATATGTTTTCTATTCAAACGTTCAAATTTTTTGTTGGAGGAGCCTCGGAACGAGATTACTATTTTGATTTTCATTTTACTCAAATAGTGTACAGACGTATAACTTTCCCCAAGGGAAAGCACCTATATAATTATTTCATAGAGTGGTTGATTAATTTAAGTAATACCATGCGTCATGTATACGAATTTTCATTTCTGCGAATTTTTCCTGCAGAAAACATCATCATCTGGCTAAAAAAGTGAATTCGAATTTTGAGGTCTTTTTGCTTATTTTTGTAAAAAAATGCGTCAGTATCTAGAACTTTTAGATTATGTATTAAAGAATGGAATTAGAAAATCCAACAGAACTGGCATAGATACCTTGAGTGTTTTTGGTTATCAGATGCGTTTTAATTTACAGAATGGTTTTCCTTTGCTTACAACTAAAAAACTTCATTGGAAGAGTATTGTCTATGAACTTCTTTGGTTTTTGCGTGGCGATAGCAACATACGTTTTTTACATGAAAATGGTGTAACTATTTGGGATGAATGGGCCGATGAAAATGGAGATCTGGGACCTATTTATGGGGTTCAATGGCGTAGTTGGAAATCTCATGATGGTCGAACGATAGATCAAATTACCGAAGTTATAAAAGAAATCAAGTCAAATCCAAATAGCAGGCGTCTTGTTGTTAGTGCTTGGAATGTTGGTGAATTGCCTTATATGAAGCTTCCACCTTGCCATATTCTTTTTCAGTTTTATGTGGCTGAAGGGAAATTATCGTGCCAGCTTTATCAACGGAGTGCTGATGTATTTCTAGGAGTACCCTTTAACATTGCTTCTTACGCTTTGCTCACGCACATGATTGCACATGTGACAGGTCTTGATGTAGGAGAATTTATTCATACTCTTGGCGACACTCATCTATATGTCAATCATATTGAACAAGCAAAATTGCAGCTTACACGTGAACCGAGGCCTCTCCCTACTGTAGTATTGAATTCAGATATTAAAAATATTTTCGATTTTACGTATGAAGATATTCAATTGTTGAATTATCATCCTCATCCCCACATTAAAGCCGATGTTGCCATTTGAAAACTTGTTTGCTATCGTTGCTGCTGATATTGCAGGAGGAATTGGTAAAGACAACCGTTTACCTTGGCATATTTCACAAGATCTGAAAAAGTTCAAAACGCTTACATTGAACCATTTTATCATTATGGGAAGGAAGACATGGGAGTCTTTACCTCGAAAACCTTTACCTGGAAGAAAACATATCGTGCTAACTAGGCAATATATTTATAAGGAAGATGTTTTGTCTTTGGGTTCCGTTGAAAAAGTTTTAGATTTTGTTGCTGATCACGTAGAACAATTGTTTTTCGTAGTTGGGGGTGAAAGCATTTATAGAGAGTTGTTACCTTTTTGTTCCAGAATTTATTTAACCAGAGTTTTTAAGTTGTTTGATGTAGATACATTTTTTCCTCCTCTTACGGATACTATGGAACTAAAAGAAATAAGCTCGTTTCTCTATGATCCAATCTCTGATGTTTATTTCCGTTTTTGCACTTACGAGAACACGAGAGGTAATAAAGAATTAGACCATTAAGTGCCCGAGGCCGGACTCGAACCGGCACGGAGTTGCCTCCATTGGTTTTTGAGACCAACGCGTCTACCATTTCCGCCACTCGGGCTGGTTTGCAAAATTAGAAAAAATTTTTTTCTCGTTTATAATTTTTTTGTTACAATTTAACAAAAATTGGTATTTTTGCAACATTGTAACAAATAAAAAAATCCACATGTCTAATCATGTCATTTTCAATCCTGTTCGTATTTTAAAAGATAAAAGGGTATCAGTAACTGACCATCGAATAAAGTTACTTGAGTACTTGGTTGGGGTAGGTAGACCAGCTACCAAAGCTGAAATAGCCAAAGCTTTTCCACATATTCACCGAGTAACCCTATATCGCCTATTACAACACCTTGTGCGTGCTGGCGTAATTGAAATGCAGAAAAATCAGAACTCAGAAATTTATTTCTTAAAACTTTGGAATGAGGAAACCAATCACCTGCATTTTACCTGTGTCCTTTGTCAAAATTTATTTTGTTTACCAAATATTGAGGTGAACATTCCTGCCGAAATAAATGGCTTTTTGATTCATCATATAAATTTCACCGCATCTGGGTTATGTGCAAATTGTGCCAAATCTTAATTTTTTTATTCCTGCAAAATTATTTTTTAAATTCCTTAGCACAGCCTACGGTGATTGCTTTGCGAGATTCTTCAGGAAAAGGTATTCCTGGCGTGGCAGTTTTGTTGTTTTCGTCCCATGAAAAATTTATTTCGGATCAAAATGGAAATTTAGTTTTATATCTCAAGCCCGGCGTTTTTGAAATTTTATTTGAACACGAAGATTATTTACCCATGATAGCTCATGTTACTATTCCTACAAATGATACTATTTTTTTCTTTTTAAAATCACGTGTAAAAACACTACCCCCGGTTGTAATTCAGGATGAGCGTGTCCCAAGAATAGATCACAAACAAGTCATTGTCCACAAAGGTATTCAATGGAAAAATACACGGGATGATCTGGCAAGCTCACTTGCAAGGGAAGCAGGCATTAGCAGTGCCAGGATAGGCAGTGAGAACTCTCGAATTGTTATTCGTGGATTGGGATTGGATAGGGTTAAAGTTCAAGAAAGAGAATTCACGTATACCGGTCATTATTGGGGTCTCGATCATGAATTGGAAGTGGATGCAATTATGTTTCAAAAAACCATCTTGCATCGTGGTGTTGGGGCTATACTCCGAGGAGGTGGGGCATCTTTTGAACTGATTGAAATACTACCATCTTTAAACATAACTCATTCTAGTTTCAATGTTACGTATTATACATCATTTCTTTCTTCGAATTTGGCTTTTAAACAAGGCATCCAAATAGCTCAAAAAAAGAAAAATTTTTTTATCCAAGGTTCAGGATCTTTTCTTCGTTATGCATCACTTAGGGTTCCTGCTGACAGTTTTTATTATCTAGGTTATCGATTTCCTTTGGAGGATCGTATTCTAAAAAATACCTCTGGAACTAGATCAATTATACGATTAGATGCTACATACTACAGAAATAAGCACATTTTTTTCTACGTATTTGAGCATTATCGTAATCGAATGGGCTTTTTTGCGTATGCACACGGACTGCCATCAGTAAACATCGATGAGCAAGCTGACCCACCTCGATATAAGTTTAATTTACCATACCATGATGTTTTTTTGGTAAAAACCTATTTTAAATATGTTGTTACTCTTCCAAATAAATGGAACTTTCAATCTTTGGCAGGTTATCAGTTCAATCGGCGAACTGAATTTAGTTACCCTCATACGCATGGTCTCCCATTGTCAGGACTGACAAATAATCGCGAAATAGGACTTCTTCTCAGAAATATTCAATTTCAGCTTGGCGTTGAGAATTATTCGGAAAAATTCAATTTTAAGTCTAGATTGATCTCAGAATATACAACTCACCATCGAGATGGATATTTTTACATCCTACCCGATTACCGGCTTTTTCATAATGGTTGGAGTATCAGCACGAGTGTAATTAGGAGTCAAAGACTTACTATTGATTTAGCTTCTCGTATTGATTACCATCATTTTTCCACAGGCAGTCTACTTAACCCATGGATAAAGGATTCAGCTTTTCAAATTTTCTTTACTGACCTCCTACGAAATTACATCACTTTTAATGCAGGAGGATCAGTTTATCTTTCCCCTCGTCACGATGAAGATACTCTCATTTTTTTTCTTGGAGCAGGTCAACGCGTGCCATCTCCTCATGAAATTACCATGAATGGTTTACACCATAATGCTTTTCGACATGAAATGGGGAATCCATTCCTGAAACCCGAATTAAGTTTTCTATGGGAGATGATATACAAAAAGAATTTTGCTGAATGGAAATTTAAAACCAATCCATATATTGTTTATTATTTTGATTACATTTATCTATCACCTTCCGGAATATTTTCACCTCTTCCTGAAGGGGGCCAGTTGTATGTTTATAGGTCCACACGTGCCATTAAACCTGGTTTTGAGAGTCAAGTCACTAAATCGTGGTTTAAATTTTTAACCATGCGTTTTACTTTTGATGCTAGTTATCCTTATAATCTAGAAGATCACTATCCATTACCTTTCAGTCCACCTATGAAGTTTCTATCGGAATGGGATTTTAAAATTAAATCTCGTTTACTATGTGGCTTAGATGTGATTCATCAATTCGCTCAAAAATGGGTAGATCGCAATGAAAAGTCTACGCCAGGCTGGACAACTTTTCATCTTCGTTTCCACTATGAGAAAATGTTAAAAAATGCAGGTGTCATCCAATTCATGCTTCTTCTTGCTAATCTAACTAATAAAACTTATTATGATCATCTCAGTTATTACCGAACTCTCAATATTCCAGAACCAGGTCGTGAGTTGAGAATTCAATTGATTTATTCTTTAAAACCATAAACCTATGAAGGAGAAAAAAATTATGCTAATGTTTTCCAGGAGTTTTCTCCTGGTGTTTTTTTCATTTATTGGAATCCTCCTTATCTCTTGCAAAAAAGAAAATGACACTATCCCACCTCAGATTTCGATCTCTGAACCAAAGGAAAATGAGATTTTTAAAATTGATTCTTTGGGAAAGGTAGAGATTCATTTTAATGCAACTTTTTCAGATGATGAAGAACTGGGAAGCTATAAAATAGACATACATAGTGCAGCAGGACATTCTCATAAATCTAACTTATTAATTTCTTCTTTCGATACTTCGATAACTGGAGCTCTTTCAGGAAGACAATATGTTTTACATCAACACATTCTCATTCCCCATTTTCCTCTTTCAGATACAGGTCAGTATCATCTTCTTGTATTTTGCTTAGACAAAGCTGGCAACCAAACGACAACATTTAGGACTTTCGAAATAACGAAATAGTAAGCTACGATATTTTATCCAATGATTTAACGAGACAGCTCCATTGGTATATAATATAAGGGGAAAAAATTTATTTTTGCTATAAAGATAACAATCATGAGTAAGCCTGTTCATTTTTCTGAGGCTGCTTTTATCGGGATACATTCTTTGGTCATCATAGCTCTCAGTAAAAATAATTTTGTAAATGTCAATACCATAGCTAATATAACAGGGGCAAGCAGAAATCATATTAGTAAAATCATGCAATTACTCGTCAAAGCAGGCCTGGTATCATCCGTCCGAGGTCCAAACGGAGGCTTCTCTCTTGCTAAAGATCCTTCGCAAATTACTTTTTTGGACATTTACGAAGCGACAGAAGGTAAGATTCTTATTAAATCATGCCCGTTCGAAAAACCCATTTGCCCTTTTGACATTTGCCTAGTCAACAATATTTTTGGTAAAATTACACACGAACTCATTCAATTCCTACAAAATACCACCTTGAAAACAATACAGGATTACCATAGTCTAAAAAATGACGAAGTCTGAAAGAAGAAACTTACTCTTTTGGTTGTTGGATGTATTTTCGCGCGAGAATCCATTTCCTCAAACCGAATTACATTATAAGGATGCATATCAATTGACGGTAGCGGTTATTCTAAGTGCACAATGTACGGATATAAGAGTTAATAAGATTACTCCTCTTTTTTTCGAACGTTTTCCCGATTTCAAATCGTTAGCTAAGGCAACTGTTGATGAAGTAGTTGCTTATATTTCCTCTTGTTCTTATCCCAATAATAAGGCACGGCACTTAACGGCCCTAGCACGGATGGTTATGCAAAAGCATGAGGGTAAACTTCCACTTGAGGAAAAAGAACTTCTCGCTTTGCCTGGCATTGGACGTAAAAGTGCTAATGTTCTTCTTTCCATTCTGGCCCAGAAAAATGTGTTGGCTGTGGATACTCATGTATTTCGTGTGGCTCATCGTCTTGGGCTCGTTTACAATGCTCGTACACCTGAAGCAGTCGAGAAACAAATTCGAGAATTAGCTGATGATAGTTTCCCTTTGTATAAATTACATCATTGGCTTATTTTACATGGTAGATATGTTTGTAAGTCTAGAAAGCCAAGATGCACAAGTTGCATTTTAAAATCTCGTTGCCATTTTTTTCATACACTGTTGAGGAGCAAAGATCATACGTGATTTAAACATGAAGTAGAGTTTTTGCTTTATTGTTAGAAATAAGTGATCTTTATCATAGCCATTA includes:
- a CDS encoding DUF4625 domain-containing protein, with product MFSRSFLLVFFSFIGILLISCKKENDTIPPQISISEPKENEIFKIDSLGKVEIHFNATFSDDEELGSYKIDIHSAAGHSHKSNLLISSFDTSITGALSGRQYVLHQHILIPHFPLSDTGQYHLLVFCLDKAGNQTTTFRTFEITK
- a CDS encoding Rrf2 family transcriptional regulator produces the protein MSKPVHFSEAAFIGIHSLVIIALSKNNFVNVNTIANITGASRNHISKIMQLLVKAGLVSSVRGPNGGFSLAKDPSQITFLDIYEATEGKILIKSCPFEKPICPFDICLVNNIFGKITHELIQFLQNTTLKTIQDYHSLKNDEV
- a CDS encoding endonuclease III; translated protein: MTKSERRNLLFWLLDVFSRENPFPQTELHYKDAYQLTVAVILSAQCTDIRVNKITPLFFERFPDFKSLAKATVDEVVAYISSCSYPNNKARHLTALARMVMQKHEGKLPLEEKELLALPGIGRKSANVLLSILAQKNVLAVDTHVFRVAHRLGLVYNARTPEAVEKQIRELADDSFPLYKLHHWLILHGRYVCKSRKPRCTSCILKSRCHFFHTLLRSKDHT